The Chryseobacterium suipulveris genome window below encodes:
- a CDS encoding SDR family oxidoreductase, producing MENIQSLKGKTVVITGGSSGVGRAAAEAFALEGCNVVVGSRGKDALEDTVALCRSLGAVALGVPTDVSVYEDVQNLAEQAMQFNGRIDIWINNAGVMASGKFEDIPITVAEQVIKTNLFGYMHGAYAALPIFKNQNDGILINNVSIGGFMPAPYSAAYSATKFGIRGMMECLHGEISDFPNVHICNLYPQIQRSTGNSHSAKYSGLDFKIPPFAADPRDTAAEMVKLAKNPKTHTFPDAASFLLKNIYGLFPKTIINTASAGMRLLMKTVDGPETNGNVMVPSSVPHRIYGETILPVPSRKTKRLALAATLGTAAYFLFKISKGKK from the coding sequence ATGGAAAATATTCAGTCACTAAAAGGAAAAACGGTAGTCATAACGGGAGGTTCGAGTGGAGTAGGAAGAGCTGCTGCTGAAGCTTTCGCTTTGGAGGGGTGCAATGTTGTAGTCGGATCGAGAGGAAAGGACGCTTTGGAAGATACAGTTGCTTTATGTCGAAGTTTGGGAGCGGTTGCACTCGGTGTTCCCACTGACGTATCGGTTTATGAAGATGTTCAGAATTTGGCGGAACAGGCAATGCAGTTCAACGGACGCATTGATATTTGGATCAACAACGCGGGAGTAATGGCAAGTGGAAAATTTGAGGATATTCCCATCACCGTTGCCGAACAGGTCATCAAAACCAATCTTTTTGGATATATGCACGGCGCATACGCTGCGCTGCCCATTTTCAAAAATCAAAATGACGGAATCCTCATCAACAATGTTTCCATCGGCGGGTTTATGCCCGCTCCTTACAGTGCAGCATATTCTGCCACGAAATTCGGAATTCGCGGAATGATGGAGTGTCTTCATGGCGAGATTTCGGATTTCCCAAATGTGCATATCTGTAATCTTTATCCTCAAATTCAGCGTTCGACGGGAAACAGCCATTCTGCAAAATATTCAGGCCTGGATTTTAAGATTCCTCCATTCGCTGCAGATCCGCGAGATACTGCGGCGGAAATGGTGAAACTTGCGAAAAACCCAAAAACACACACTTTTCCGGATGCCGCTTCTTTTCTTCTAAAAAATATTTATGGCCTTTTCCCAAAAACGATCATCAACACAGCATCCGCAGGAATGAGACTATTGATGAAAACAGTTGACGGTCCGGAAACCAACGGAAATGTCATGGTACCTTCTTCTGTTCCACACAGAATCTATGGCGAAACTATTTTGCCGGTGCCTTCACGTAAAACCAAAAGACTCGCGTTGGCTGCAACACTGGGAACTGCAGCGTATTTTCTGTTTAAGATTTCAAAAGGAAAGAAATAA
- a CDS encoding methylmalonyl-CoA mutase family protein: protein METSKYEPKNKVRIVTAASLFDGHDAAINIMRRVIQGTGCEVIHLGHDKSAEEVVNTAIQEDANAIALTSYQGGHNEYFKYIYDLLREKGAPQIKIFGGGGGVILPEEIKDLMDYGIDRIYSPDDGRELGLQGMIDDLVKKSDFATGEHITVSDLDKISFEDSKSIAQVISAVENFSEEKEDLVKAIDEKANGSTIPIIGITGTGGAGKSSLTDEIVRRFLRSNPDKKIAIISVDPSKKKTGGALLGDRIRMNSINDKRVYMRSMATRENNVSVSPYIHSALNVLKIAQPDVIILETSGIGQSGSEITEIADVSMYVMTPEYGASTQLEKIDMLDYADLIALNKSDKRGALDALQAVRKQFQRNHTLFDKPLEEMPVFSTKASQFNDWGTTEVYNALIKKVNNKFENIGFQEYVEQNVSDDTTVIPPKRVRYLSEIVENNKGYDKTAEEQAKIAQKLYMIDGARTFLTDDEAAAEKLEKVFIKTKKDLTEENTAFLHGWHNFKEQMKQDTYSYFVRGKEIKVNTTSESLSGLKIPKIALPKFQDWGDLIRWKSQENVPGEFPYTAGIYPFKRTGEDPTRMFAGEGGPERTNRRFHYVSAEMPAKRLSTAFDSVTLYGQDPALPPDIYGKIGNAGVSIATLDDAKKLYSGFDLINALTSVSMTINGPAPMLLAFFMNAAIDQNCEKYIEENNLWSKVEEKLKAKFDDKGLKRPTYNGELPPSNNGLGLKLLGITGDEILDADVYEKIKAETIATVRGTVQADILKEDQAQNTCIFSTEFALRLMGDVQEYFINNKVRNFYSVSISGYHIAEAGANPISQLAFTLANGFTYVEYYLSRGMDINAFAPNLSFFFSNGVDPEYSVIGRVARRLWAKAMKYKYGADERSQMLKYHIQTSGRSLHAQEIDFNDIRTTLQALYAIYDNCNSLHTNAYDEAITTPTEESVRRAMAIQLIINKELGLAKNENPLQGSFIIEELTDLVEEAVYSEFDRITERGGVLGAMETMYQRSKIQEESMHYEWLKHTGEYPIIGVNTFLGKDGSPTILPREVIRSTEEEKQLQISNLENFQNAHSDKSAEMLDQLQKAAINQQNLFEVMMEAGKHCSLGQITNALFEVGGKYRRNM from the coding sequence ATGGAAACCTCAAAGTACGAACCTAAAAACAAAGTAAGAATCGTAACCGCTGCCTCGCTTTTCGACGGGCACGATGCAGCTATCAATATTATGCGCCGCGTCATTCAGGGAACGGGTTGCGAGGTGATCCACCTCGGTCACGACAAATCTGCGGAAGAAGTAGTGAACACCGCGATTCAGGAAGATGCGAACGCAATCGCACTGACTTCTTACCAAGGCGGACACAACGAATATTTCAAATACATTTACGACCTTTTAAGAGAAAAAGGCGCTCCGCAGATCAAGATTTTCGGTGGGGGAGGTGGAGTAATTCTTCCCGAAGAAATTAAGGATTTAATGGATTACGGCATCGACAGAATTTATTCTCCAGACGACGGCCGCGAACTCGGATTGCAGGGAATGATCGATGATTTGGTGAAAAAATCCGACTTCGCAACAGGAGAACATATCACCGTTTCGGATTTGGATAAAATTTCTTTTGAGGATTCAAAATCGATTGCACAGGTTATTTCCGCCGTAGAAAATTTTTCTGAGGAAAAAGAAGATTTGGTAAAAGCGATTGATGAAAAAGCTAACGGTTCCACCATTCCGATTATTGGTATCACCGGAACAGGAGGCGCCGGAAAATCATCTCTCACCGATGAAATCGTCCGCAGATTCCTCCGTTCAAATCCTGATAAAAAAATCGCGATTATCTCTGTGGATCCTTCCAAAAAGAAAACGGGGGGCGCGCTTCTCGGCGACAGAATCCGGATGAATTCCATCAACGACAAACGCGTGTATATGCGTTCGATGGCGACGCGTGAAAACAATGTTTCGGTTTCGCCTTACATTCATTCCGCCTTAAATGTTTTGAAAATTGCCCAACCCGATGTCATTATTCTGGAAACTTCTGGTATCGGACAAAGCGGTTCAGAAATTACAGAAATTGCCGATGTTTCGATGTATGTAATGACGCCGGAATACGGAGCATCCACACAGTTGGAAAAAATTGATATGCTGGATTATGCGGATTTAATCGCTTTAAATAAATCTGACAAACGCGGTGCTTTGGATGCGCTTCAGGCGGTAAGAAAGCAGTTTCAGAGAAACCATACCCTTTTCGACAAGCCTTTGGAAGAAATGCCGGTTTTTTCCACAAAAGCAAGCCAGTTCAACGATTGGGGAACGACAGAAGTGTATAATGCGTTGATTAAAAAAGTAAATAATAAGTTTGAAAACATTGGCTTTCAGGAATATGTGGAGCAGAATGTTTCCGACGATACCACGGTAATTCCGCCAAAACGCGTGCGCTACCTTTCCGAAATTGTGGAAAACAACAAAGGCTACGACAAAACCGCTGAAGAACAGGCAAAAATTGCCCAGAAACTCTATATGATTGACGGTGCAAGGACTTTCCTGACCGATGATGAAGCCGCAGCAGAAAAACTCGAAAAAGTTTTCATAAAAACCAAAAAAGATTTAACCGAAGAAAATACGGCATTCCTACACGGATGGCACAATTTCAAAGAGCAAATGAAGCAGGACACGTATTCCTACTTTGTTCGCGGCAAGGAAATTAAGGTGAATACCACTTCCGAGTCGCTTTCCGGGTTAAAAATTCCAAAAATTGCCTTGCCGAAATTTCAGGATTGGGGCGACCTCATCCGTTGGAAAAGTCAGGAAAATGTTCCCGGAGAATTTCCTTACACCGCGGGAATTTATCCGTTCAAAAGAACCGGAGAAGACCCAACGAGAATGTTCGCCGGAGAAGGCGGCCCGGAAAGAACCAACCGCCGTTTTCACTACGTTTCTGCGGAAATGCCTGCAAAAAGGTTATCTACAGCATTCGATTCTGTAACTTTATATGGCCAAGATCCTGCTTTACCGCCCGATATTTACGGAAAAATTGGAAATGCGGGAGTTTCTATCGCGACATTGGATGATGCCAAAAAACTGTATTCCGGGTTTGATTTAATTAATGCGCTTACATCGGTTTCGATGACGATTAACGGTCCGGCTCCGATGCTGTTGGCGTTTTTTATGAATGCAGCCATCGATCAGAACTGCGAGAAATACATCGAAGAAAATAATCTTTGGAGCAAAGTTGAAGAAAAATTAAAGGCAAAATTCGACGATAAAGGCCTGAAAAGACCAACGTACAACGGCGAACTTCCGCCTTCCAACAACGGCTTGGGCTTAAAACTTCTTGGAATTACAGGTGATGAAATTTTAGACGCCGATGTTTACGAAAAAATAAAGGCTGAAACGATTGCCACCGTTCGTGGAACGGTTCAGGCAGACATTCTGAAAGAAGATCAGGCGCAAAATACCTGCATTTTCTCTACGGAATTTGCGTTGAGATTGATGGGCGACGTTCAGGAATATTTCATCAACAATAAGGTGAGAAATTTCTACTCGGTTTCCATTTCAGGTTACCATATTGCAGAAGCGGGTGCCAATCCGATTTCACAGTTGGCATTCACTTTGGCAAATGGTTTCACCTACGTCGAATACTATCTTTCAAGAGGAATGGATATCAATGCGTTTGCTCCTAACCTTTCCTTCTTCTTCTCGAACGGCGTAGATCCGGAATATTCGGTGATTGGACGTGTGGCAAGAAGACTTTGGGCAAAAGCGATGAAATACAAATACGGCGCAGATGAACGTTCCCAAATGTTGAAATACCACATCCAAACTTCCGGTCGCTCGCTTCACGCACAAGAAATTGATTTCAATGATATCCGAACAACTCTTCAGGCATTGTATGCGATTTATGACAACTGTAACTCACTGCATACCAATGCTTATGACGAAGCGATTACGACTCCAACTGAAGAATCCGTAAGAAGAGCGATGGCGATTCAGCTGATTATCAACAAAGAATTAGGTTTGGCGAAAAACGAAAATCCGCTTCAAGGTTCTTTCATTATTGAAGAATTGACCGATTTGGTGGAAGAAGCCGTTTACTCAGAATTCGACAGAATTACCGAAAGAGGTGGTGTTCTCGGTGCGATGGAAACGATGTATCAGCGTTCGAAAATCCAGGAAGAATCAATGCATTACGAGTGGCTGAAACACACCGGAGAATATCCAATCATCGGTGTCAATACGTTCCTTGGAAAAGACGGTTCGCCAACGATTCTTCCTCGTGAAGTGATCCGTTCAACTGAAGAAGAAAAGCAGCTTCAGATTTCCAATTTGGAGAATTTCCAGAATGCGCATTCCGATAAATCAGCAGAAATGCTCGATCAACTTCAGAAAGCAGCCATCAACCAACAGAACTTATTCGAAGTGATGATGGAAGCCGGAAAACACTGTTCGCTTGGACAGATTACGAATGCGCTGTTTGAGGTTGGCGGGAAATATAGAAGGAATATGTAA
- the rplM gene encoding 50S ribosomal protein L13, whose amino-acid sequence MNTLSYKTISANKATANKEWVVVDAEGQPLGRLASNVAKILRGKHKTNFTPHADCGDNVIVLNAGKVTLSGNKWADKTYVWHTGYPGGQKSQTAEELLKKDPLKVLEKSVKGMLPKTKLGTTLFKNLYLYEGSEHKHEAQQPKVININEFK is encoded by the coding sequence GTGAATACATTAAGTTACAAAACAATTTCGGCGAACAAAGCTACCGCTAATAAAGAATGGGTTGTGGTAGACGCTGAAGGTCAACCGTTGGGAAGACTTGCTTCCAACGTTGCCAAGATTTTGAGAGGAAAGCACAAGACGAATTTTACGCCTCACGCAGACTGCGGAGACAACGTGATCGTTTTGAATGCTGGGAAAGTGACCCTTTCCGGAAACAAGTGGGCTGATAAAACTTACGTTTGGCACACCGGATATCCTGGTGGACAAAAGTCTCAGACTGCTGAAGAGCTTCTGAAAAAAGATCCCCTGAAAGTTTTAGAGAAATCTGTAAAAGGAATGCTTCCTAAAACCAAACTGGGAACTACGCTGTTCAAAAACCTTTACCTGTATGAAGGATCTGAACACAAGCACGAAGCGCAGCAGCCAAAAGTAATTAATATTAACGAATTCAAATAA
- the rplJ gene encoding 50S ribosomal protein L10, with translation MTKENKVVAIQEIKDLLQDAKVVYVADLEGLNAQKSSDFRRAAFKQNIKVKVVKNTLLQKAMEQIEDVDFSEMYGTFKGNSALMISETANAPAKLIKDFRKKDEKPALKSAYLQETFYVGDNNLETLANIKSREEMIGEIIGLLQSPIQRVIGALQNKPETVEAKAEEAAPVAEAVPAEEAPVAEAQAEETPAAEAPEAPEAAAEGEAPAAE, from the coding sequence ATGACTAAAGAAAATAAAGTTGTAGCAATACAAGAGATTAAAGATTTGCTTCAGGATGCAAAAGTAGTTTATGTAGCAGATCTTGAAGGTCTTAACGCTCAGAAGTCATCCGATTTCAGAAGAGCTGCCTTCAAACAGAATATCAAAGTAAAAGTGGTAAAAAACACTTTGCTTCAAAAAGCAATGGAGCAGATCGAAGACGTAGATTTCTCTGAAATGTATGGTACATTCAAAGGAAACTCTGCCTTGATGATTTCTGAAACAGCAAACGCTCCTGCAAAACTAATCAAAGATTTCAGAAAGAAAGATGAGAAACCGGCTCTGAAATCAGCTTACCTACAGGAAACTTTCTATGTTGGTGACAACAACCTTGAAACACTTGCTAACATCAAGTCGAGAGAGGAAATGATCGGAGAAATCATCGGATTGCTTCAGTCTCCAATTCAGAGAGTTATCGGTGCGTTGCAAAACAAGCCTGAAACTGTTGAGGCAAAAGCAGAAGAAGCAGCTCCGGTTGCTGAAGCTGTACCTGCAGAAGAGGCTCCGGTTGCTGAAGCACAAGCTGAAGAAACACCTGCTGCTGAAGCTCCAGAAGCTCCTGAAGCAGCCGCAGAAGGAGAAGCTCCTGCTGCTGAATAA
- the rpsI gene encoding 30S ribosomal protein S9: MSTVHKIGRRKTSVARVYVKPGSGNITINRKDSKEYFGTDVLVYKINQPFLLTETVGQYDVTVNVFGGGITGQAEAIRMGLSRALCEINEEFRGMLKPHGLLTRDARMVERKKPGQKKARKRFQFSKR, from the coding sequence ATGTCAACAGTTCACAAAATCGGAAGAAGAAAAACTTCTGTTGCAAGAGTTTATGTAAAGCCAGGTTCTGGAAACATCACCATCAACAGAAAGGATTCGAAAGAATACTTCGGAACTGACGTGTTGGTTTACAAAATCAACCAGCCATTCCTTTTAACTGAAACTGTAGGTCAGTATGACGTTACAGTGAACGTTTTCGGCGGTGGAATCACAGGTCAGGCAGAAGCGATCAGAATGGGTCTTTCCAGAGCATTGTGCGAAATCAACGAAGAATTCAGAGGAATGCTTAAACCTCACGGATTGCTTACCAGAGACGCAAGAATGGTGGAAAGAAAGAAACCAGGACAGAAGAAAGCAAGAAAGAGATTCCAGTTCTCTAAACGTTAA
- the rpsB gene encoding 30S ribosomal protein S2, translating into MAKANVKDLLEAGVHFGHMTRKWNPNMAPYIFMEKNGIHIIDLHKTAVKLDEACNALEKITSAGKKVLFVATKKQAKEVVAKHATELNMPYITERWPGGMLTNFVTIRKAVKKMNHIDKMKKDGTFETLSKKERLQVDRQRANLEKNLGSIADMVRLPSALFVVDIMSEHIAVTEAKKLGIPVFAIVDTNSDPRKVDYVIPGNDDASKAIDMILSVVSDSIKEGLSQRKAEKEKSKEEGEKVSADADADFDAAE; encoded by the coding sequence ATGGCTAAAGCAAATGTTAAAGACCTTTTAGAGGCAGGTGTACACTTCGGTCACATGACCAGAAAGTGGAATCCAAATATGGCTCCATACATTTTTATGGAGAAAAACGGTATTCACATTATCGACTTACATAAAACAGCAGTAAAACTGGACGAAGCTTGTAACGCTTTGGAAAAAATCACTTCTGCAGGCAAAAAAGTTCTTTTCGTAGCTACCAAAAAGCAAGCTAAGGAAGTGGTTGCAAAACACGCAACTGAACTGAACATGCCTTATATCACTGAAAGATGGCCGGGAGGAATGTTGACCAACTTCGTTACCATCCGTAAAGCAGTGAAGAAAATGAACCACATCGACAAAATGAAGAAAGACGGAACTTTCGAAACTTTGTCTAAAAAAGAAAGATTGCAGGTTGACCGTCAAAGAGCGAACCTTGAGAAAAACTTGGGTTCAATCGCAGACATGGTGCGTCTTCCTTCTGCTCTTTTCGTGGTTGACATCATGAGCGAGCACATCGCGGTAACTGAAGCTAAAAAATTGGGAATCCCTGTATTCGCGATCGTTGATACGAACTCGGACCCAAGAAAAGTAGATTATGTGATCCCAGGAAACGACGATGCTTCCAAAGCGATCGACATGATTCTTTCAGTAGTTTCAGATTCTATCAAAGAAGGACTTTCTCAAAGAAAAGCTGAAAAAGAAAAATCAAAAGAAGAAGGCGAAAAAGTTTCAGCTGATGCTGATGCAGATTTCGATGCAGCGGAATAA
- the rplL gene encoding 50S ribosomal protein L7/L12, whose amino-acid sequence MSDLKNLAETLVNLTVKDVNELAAILKDEYGIEPAAAAVVVSGGAGGGEAAEEKTEFDVILKSAGASKLAVVKLVKDLTGAGLKEAKDMVDGAPAPIKQGVPKDEAEALKKQLEEAGAEVELK is encoded by the coding sequence ATGTCAGATTTAAAAAATTTAGCTGAAACGCTAGTAAACCTAACAGTAAAAGACGTAAATGAATTAGCTGCTATCCTTAAGGATGAGTACGGAATTGAGCCAGCTGCTGCTGCAGTAGTAGTTTCTGGTGGTGCAGGTGGCGGAGAAGCTGCTGAAGAAAAAACAGAATTCGACGTAATCCTTAAATCAGCTGGTGCTTCCAAATTGGCAGTAGTTAAATTGGTAAAAGATTTAACAGGTGCTGGTCTTAAAGAAGCTAAAGATATGGTAGACGGTGCTCCTGCTCCAATTAAGCAAGGTGTGCCAAAAGACGAAGCAGAAGCCCTTAAAAAACAACTTGAAGAAGCTGGTGCTGAAGTAGAATTGAAGTAA
- a CDS encoding adenine-specific methyltransferase EcoRI family protein has protein sequence MAKKSLNSNLHQAKNNKKDEFYTQLSDIERELKHYKSHFKGKTVYCNCDDPRISNFFHYFSYNFEKLGLKKLITTCYKNQDRDLFSQHNTEQAISLEYTGDKNGDNIPNPEEIGIHYLKGDGDFRSPECIELLKQADIVVTNPPFSLFREYIAQLIEYDKKFIVIGHQNAITYKEIFTLLKENKIWLGADNGGTKWFKVNDDYDIKTESRKKTENGEKFFSMGSIVWFTNLDIMKRHERLILYKSYSIDEYIKYDNYDAINVDRVAEIPFDYDGVMGVPITFLDKYNPEQFEIVKFRKGNDDKDLSINGKCPYFRILIKHKKL, from the coding sequence ATGGCAAAAAAATCTTTAAACAGCAATCTTCATCAGGCAAAAAACAATAAGAAAGATGAGTTTTATACACAACTTTCCGATATTGAAAGGGAACTTAAACATTATAAAAGTCATTTTAAGGGAAAAACTGTTTACTGTAACTGCGACGATCCGAGAATCAGTAATTTCTTTCACTACTTTTCCTACAATTTTGAAAAACTTGGTTTAAAAAAATTAATCACTACTTGTTACAAAAACCAAGATCGCGATCTGTTCAGTCAACATAACACTGAACAAGCCATTTCTTTAGAATATACCGGAGATAAGAATGGAGACAACATTCCTAATCCCGAAGAAATTGGAATCCATTATCTTAAAGGTGACGGCGATTTCAGAAGTCCTGAGTGTATAGAACTTTTAAAACAAGCAGATATTGTTGTGACCAATCCACCTTTTTCTCTATTTCGCGAATACATTGCACAACTCATCGAATACGATAAAAAATTTATAGTAATTGGACATCAAAATGCAATTACATACAAAGAGATTTTCACATTACTTAAAGAAAACAAGATTTGGCTTGGTGCAGATAATGGAGGAACAAAATGGTTTAAAGTAAATGATGACTACGACATAAAAACTGAATCTCGAAAAAAAACAGAAAATGGTGAAAAGTTTTTTAGCATGGGCAGTATTGTTTGGTTTACAAATCTTGACATTATGAAACGTCACGAACGCTTAATTCTCTATAAAAGTTATTCGATAGATGAATACATAAAATATGACAATTACGATGCTATTAATGTTGATCGAGTTGCCGAGATTCCTTTTGATTATGATGGAGTGATGGGTGTCCCGATAACATTCTTGGATAAATACAATCCTGAACAATTTGAAATAGTCAAATTCCGAAAAGGCAATGATGATAAAGATTTATCAATTAATGGCAAATGTCCATATTTTAGAATTCTAATCAAACACAAAAAACTATGA
- the rplA gene encoding 50S ribosomal protein L1, translating to MAKLTKKQKEVASKLDKNKVYNLDEASSLVKELNYAKFDASVDLAVRLGVDPRKANQMVRGVVSLPHGTGKDVKVLALVTPDKEAEAKEAGADYVGLDEYLDKIKGGWTDVDVIVTMPAVMGKLGPLGRVLGPRGLMPNPKSGTVTMEVGKAVSEVKSGKIDFKVDKYGIIHAGIGKVSFEPAKIKENAQELIQTLIKLKPTAAKGTYVKSIYLSSTMSPGIAIDTKSVN from the coding sequence ATGGCAAAATTAACGAAAAAGCAAAAAGAAGTTGCAAGCAAACTGGATAAGAACAAAGTCTATAACTTAGACGAAGCTTCTTCACTGGTAAAAGAACTGAACTACGCGAAGTTTGACGCTTCTGTAGATTTGGCGGTTAGATTGGGAGTTGATCCGAGAAAAGCAAACCAGATGGTAAGAGGAGTTGTTTCCCTTCCGCACGGTACCGGTAAGGATGTGAAAGTTCTTGCACTCGTTACTCCAGACAAAGAAGCTGAAGCTAAAGAAGCTGGAGCTGATTATGTAGGTCTTGATGAATATCTTGATAAAATCAAAGGAGGTTGGACTGATGTTGACGTAATCGTAACAATGCCTGCAGTAATGGGTAAATTAGGACCATTGGGTAGAGTATTGGGACCGAGAGGTTTGATGCCTAACCCGAAATCAGGTACTGTAACTATGGAAGTAGGAAAAGCAGTTTCTGAAGTAAAATCAGGTAAAATCGATTTTAAAGTAGATAAATACGGTATCATCCACGCAGGAATCGGGAAAGTATCCTTCGAGCCGGCGAAAATCAAAGAAAACGCTCAGGAACTGATCCAGACTTTGATCAAGTTGAAACCGACTGCCGCTAAAGGAACTTATGTGAAGTCCATCTATCTGTCTTCCACAATGAGCCCTGGAATCGCAATCGATACGAAATCTGTAAACTAA
- a CDS encoding DinB/UmuC family translesion DNA polymerase: MSCERTLDRSLEGQPVVVLSNNDGCFVSRSNEAKKLGDDLLRKPEMWVHQIMGIHGTRMVRELQGIPQLVLEEAPSAKQSIATTRSFMEMITDKEKLRERMKTFAFSCAEKLRRQNTCAKKITVFIYTNRFRKELGTYYGALSYTFPNPSSSSVTISKAADLLFEAIYKDGFSYKKAGVVVSDFAPDNERLISLFEKDVEQKHIPVMKAMDFLNKKYGKTKSVSAPKAGNLLTNEKSSRPNTRNS; encoded by the coding sequence GTGAGCTGTGAGAGGACTTTAGACCGAAGTCTTGAGGGGCAACCTGTTGTCGTATTGTCGAATAACGACGGATGTTTTGTGTCGAGAAGCAATGAGGCCAAGAAACTTGGGGACGACCTGCTCCGGAAACCTGAAATGTGGGTGCACCAAATCATGGGAATTCATGGAACGAGGATGGTGCGCGAACTTCAGGGGATTCCGCAACTGGTTCTAGAAGAGGCGCCTTCCGCAAAACAGTCGATCGCGACCACGAGAAGTTTTATGGAAATGATTACGGATAAAGAGAAGCTTCGGGAAAGGATGAAAACTTTTGCGTTTTCCTGCGCCGAGAAACTTCGCCGACAAAATACCTGCGCCAAAAAGATCACGGTTTTTATTTACACCAACCGTTTTCGCAAAGAGTTGGGAACGTATTATGGCGCGCTTTCCTATACTTTTCCGAATCCTAGCAGCTCGTCGGTGACGATTTCAAAGGCGGCGGATTTGTTGTTTGAGGCGATTTATAAAGACGGCTTTAGTTATAAGAAAGCGGGTGTCGTGGTTTCAGATTTTGCGCCCGATAATGAAAGATTGATCAGTCTTTTCGAAAAAGATGTGGAACAGAAACACATCCCTGTAATGAAGGCGATGGACTTCCTCAACAAAAAATATGGAAAAACAAAATCCGTCTCGGCTCCCAAAGCGGGAAACCTTCTTACGAACGAAAAATCCTCTCGCCCGAATACGAGGAATTCCTGA
- the rplK gene encoding 50S ribosomal protein L11, producing the protein MAKKVFKMVKLQVKGGAANPSPPVGPALGSAGVNIMEFCKQFNGRTQDKPGQVLPVVITVYEDKSFEFVIKTPPAAIQLLDASKQKKGSGEPNRSKVGSVSWDQVKKIAEDKMTDLNCFTIDSAMTMVAGTARSMGLRVTGTKPTNA; encoded by the coding sequence ATGGCTAAAAAAGTCTTTAAAATGGTAAAACTCCAGGTAAAGGGAGGGGCAGCAAACCCTTCTCCGCCAGTAGGTCCAGCTTTGGGTTCTGCAGGTGTAAACATCATGGAGTTTTGTAAGCAATTTAACGGAAGAACTCAAGACAAGCCAGGACAGGTTTTGCCGGTAGTAATTACCGTGTACGAAGACAAATCTTTTGAATTCGTAATTAAAACCCCACCTGCGGCAATCCAACTTTTGGACGCTTCTAAGCAGAAGAAAGGTTCAGGTGAGCCAAACAGATCCAAAGTAGGTTCTGTATCTTGGGATCAGGTTAAAAAAATCGCAGAAGATAAAATGACAGACCTTAACTGCTTCACAATCGACTCAGCAATGACGATGGTTGCAGGTACGGCAAGATCTATGGGATTGAGAGTAACAGGAACTAAACCAACTAACGCTTAA